The DNA sequence GAGCAATTCGCGCGGAGCACAGCCGGCCAACTCCATCGCACAGAGCCGGCTCGCGGGCTCTGCGTAGCGCGACGCCTCGGCGCGAGTTTCGTTGCAGGTCGGATCGGCGAGAATGACGATCGGAAATTCGAGGCCCTTCGCGCGATGCACCGTCATGATGCGCACGCCTTCGGTGCCTTCCTCGACGATCGGCGTCTCGCTCGCCTCGTCGCGATCGGCGCGCGCTTCGAGTTCATCCACGAAGCCGCGAAACGAGGTCGCGCCGCTGCGCGCCTCGTAGCGCCGCGCCTGATCCATGATGCGCATGACGTTGGCGAGAGCCTGCTCGCCGGTCGGCCAGATCGCGATTCCGGCGTGTGCGCGCGTTTTCGCGAGCACCATCGCGAGCGTCTCAGCAATCGGACGGCGATTGCGCCCGCGATGCAGATCCCTGATCACGTCGAGCGCGTCTTTGACTTCCTTGAGATGCGGCGCCAAGCCGTCCGGAATTTTTCGGAACGGATGCAAGCTGCCGATCGTCTCGCGGAACTCGAGCAGCGCGGCGTCGGAAAGCGCGAACAGCGGCCCGTGCAACGATGCGAACACCAGCAGCTCGTCGTCGGGACGCTCGATCGCGCCGAGCACGTTGCGAATCGCGACGACTTCCTCGCGCTCGTTGAACGAACCGCCCTTGACCAGCACGTGCGGCAGATGCCGCGCTTCGAGTTCGCGCAAGTACGCGCGGGTGATGTCCTGGCCGAAGGAATTCATGCGGCGGAACAGCACGCAGATGTGGCGCGGACGAATCGCAACCGGCGTGTCGGGCGCCTCGCGCTCGGTGACTCGCCATCCGCTTTTATCGACCAGCCACTTTATGAAGGCAGCGATTGCCTTCGGAATCGATTCGTCGATTTTCCAATTGAAGACGCGACCGTAATCGCCATACGGCTCCGGAACCGGCAGCGCGACAATCGCCGGCTGGCCTTCGATCTGCTGACGATACTGCATCAACGGCGCGTATTGCGGCTGCGAGCGCGATTCCTGATTCATCAACGGAGCGAAGGCGGCGTTGGCCATATGCTGCAATTCCGGATTGGCGCGAAAGCTGACGGTCAAATGCTCGAGCGCGGCGCCGTGCAACAGCAGCATCTGCTTCACACCCTGATAGAGCGCTACGTCGGCGCGGCGAAATCGATAGATCGATTGCTTGGGATCGCCCACGATAAAGAGCCGCCCCGGATGCGGTCGCACGCGGCGCCAATCCGACTCGGCCGGATCGGAAGCTGAAAGCAGGATCAGGATCTCCGCTTGCAGCGGATCGGTGTCCTGGAATTCATCGACAAAAATGTGCGTGAAGCGCTTTTGCAAAGTCGCGCGCACCGCGGCGTTGTCGCGCACGAGATCGCGCGCTTTCAGCAGCAAGTCGAGAAAGTCGAGGCGGCCCGCGCGGCTTTTCAACTCTTCGTAATAGCCCACGACCGGCCACAGTTCGTCGCGCAAAAGAGGAGCGAGATTAGCGCCCGCGGTCTCGCGAAATTTCTTGAGCCGCTCCCGCAGCGCCTCGCGACGGCGGAAAACCTCGCCCCGTTCGACCTCGCCAAAGTCGCCGCCGAAGCCGCGCCAATCCCAATGCCGGCCGCGCGAATTGGATACCAGCACCGATTCGAGCGCGTCGTGATCGCGGCCGCGGACCGATTCAAGCCGAATCGCCTCGCTGACCGGTTTCGCGATGGCGCTTAGACTTTTACCCAGCCAATCGTCCGGACTGCTCTCATCGGCGAGTCTGCCGAACGCGAGAATTTCTTTTATCAGCGAATCGATCTCCGAATCGCGATCGAACGGCGACGGCTGCCACGGAGAATCGAAATCGCGCCATTGCAAAAGATCGTAGGCGGCGCGCCGCGCGATT is a window from the Candidatus Binatus sp. genome containing:
- a CDS encoding exodeoxyribonuclease V subunit beta encodes the protein MSAIPSDQQVRDRIRNDLDTTLVIEAAAGTGKTTALVNRIVSVIESGRGQLSQIVAVTFTEKAAGELKLRLRAEIEQARHGAALDVEVRARLDKALEQLEEARIGTIHSFCADLLRERPVEARVDPMFEVAPEDVASEMFDAAFDRWFEMVLENPGEGMRRLLRRRDLSQRTGPREIARRAAYDLLQWRDFDSPWQPSPFDRDSEIDSLIKEILAFGRLADESSPDDWLGKSLSAIAKPVSEAIRLESVRGRDHDALESVLVSNSRGRHWDWRGFGGDFGEVERGEVFRRREALRERLKKFRETAGANLAPLLRDELWPVVGYYEELKSRAGRLDFLDLLLKARDLVRDNAAVRATLQKRFTHIFVDEFQDTDPLQAEILILLSASDPAESDWRRVRPHPGRLFIVGDPKQSIYRFRRADVALYQGVKQMLLLHGAALEHLTVSFRANPELQHMANAAFAPLMNQESRSQPQYAPLMQYRQQIEGQPAIVALPVPEPYGDYGRVFNWKIDESIPKAIAAFIKWLVDKSGWRVTEREAPDTPVAIRPRHICVLFRRMNSFGQDITRAYLRELEARHLPHVLVKGGSFNEREEVVAIRNVLGAIERPDDELLVFASLHGPLFALSDAALLEFRETIGSLHPFRKIPDGLAPHLKEVKDALDVIRDLHRGRNRRPIAETLAMVLAKTRAHAGIAIWPTGEQALANVMRIMDQARRYEARSGATSFRGFVDELEARADRDEASETPIVEEGTEGVRIMTVHRAKGLEFPIVILADPTCNETRAEASRYAEPASRLCAMELAGCAPRELLDHNAEELERDKREAERLLYVATTRARDLIVVPTVGDVDPFAQTPRPNERDGWLDRLDPVIYPATQNRRPPLMPKHAGCPEFGDDSVLTRPARAPLRNKSVMPGLHRAHDGEHNVVWWDPSRLELQVEEQMGLRQNKLLQVDEKKLVSEQGKQAYEAWRANRAAMLAAGAMPSLKVSTATELAIAAPDAAQKYADAIAIERIAREAGRPHGKEFGTLVHLAMLRTPFDADAAQVARIAAGAGRILGAPENDVAAAAIAVVAALDSSLMRRARVAQTAMRECPLMLTLDDGAAVEGIADLVFAEKIAGAVSWTVVDFKTDAGLGGRLDEYRAQIDLYMRALARSTGCPVRGAILWI